A single window of Aythya fuligula isolate bAytFul2 chromosome Z, bAytFul2.pri, whole genome shotgun sequence DNA harbors:
- the PPWD1 gene encoding peptidylprolyl isomerase domain and WD repeat-containing protein 1, translated as MAAAETERKRKPSEAAAEGGEQEQEEEEEGEEDGERWVGPLPGEAAQAKKRRVLEFEHVYLENLPCASMYERSYMHRDVITHVACTKTDFIITASHDGHVKFWKKIEEGIEFVKHFRSHLGVIESIAVSSEGALFCSVGDDKAMKVFDVVNFDMINMLKLGYSPGQCEWVYCPGDAISSVATSEKSTGKIFIYDGRGNNQPLHVFDKLHTSSLTQIRLNPVFKVVVSADKSGMIEYWTGTPHEYKFPKNVNWEYKTDTDLYEFAKCKAYPSSISFSPDGKKMATLGSDRKVRIFRFLTGKLMRVFDESLSMFTELQQMRQQLPDMEFGRRMAVERELEKVDAVRLINIIFDETGHFVLYGTMLGIKVINVETNRCIRILGKQENIRVMQLALFQGVAKKHRAAITIEMKASENPVLQNIQADPTVICTAFKKNRFYMFTKREPEDTKSADSDRDVFNEKPSKEEVMAATQAEGPKRVSDSAIIHTSMGDIHIKLFPVECPKTVENFCVHSRNGYYNGHIFHRIIKGFMIQTGDPTGTGMGGESIWGGEFEDEFHSTLRHDRPYTLSMANAGPNTNGSQFFITVVPTPWLDNKHSVFGRVTKGMEVVQRISNVKVNPKTDKPYEDISIINITVK; from the exons ATGGCGGCCGCCGAGACGGAGCGCAAGAGGAAGCCCagcgaggcggcggcggagggcggggagcaggagcaggaggaagaggaggagggggaggaagatgGGGAGCGCTGGGTCGGGCCGCTGCCGGGGGAGGCGGCGCAGGCGAAGAAGAGGAGAG tcCTTGAATTTGAACATGTCTATCTTGAAAATCTACCATGTGCTTCGATGTATGAACGCAGTTACATGCACAGAGATGTCATTACACATGTGGCATGTACCAA GACAGATTTTATCATAACAGCCAGTCATGATGGACATgtaaaattctggaaaaaaatagaagaagggATTGAGTTTGTTAAACACTTCCGTAGCCATTTAG GTGTTATTGAGAGTATTGCTGTTAGTTCAGAGGGGGCGTTATTTTGTTCAGTTGGAGATGACAAAGCCATGAAGGTGTTCGATGTAGTCAACTTTGATATGATCAACATGCTGAAACTTGG CTACTCCCCTGGCCAATGTGAATGGGTATATTGCCCTGGAGATGCCATATCTTCTGTTGCAACATCTGAGAAgagcacaggaaaaatattcatatatgaTGGACGAGGAAATAACCAGCCACTTCATGTTTTTGATAAACTCCATACATCCTCTCTTACTCAGATACGGTTGAACCCTGTCTTCAAAGTAGTAGTGTCTGCTGACAAATCTGGAATGATTGAGTACTGGACTGGTACTCCTCATGAATACAAATTTCCCAAGAATGTGAACTGGGAGTACAAAACAGATACTGATCTATATGAATTTGCTAAATGCAAGGCATACCCATCCAGTATAAGTTTTTCACCTGATGGCAAGAAAATGGCCACTCTTGGGTCTGACAGAAAAGTTAGAATTTTCCGATTTTTGACGGGGAAGCTCATGAGAGTCTTTGATGAATCTCTGAGT atgttTACTGAACTTCAGCAGATGAGGCAGCAACTACCAGACATGGAGTTTGGCCGACGCATGGCAGTTGAGCGTGAGCTGGAGAAAGTGGATGCAGTAagattaattaatataatatttgaTGAAACTGGACACTTCGTTCTCTATGGAACAATGTTGGGCATTAAGGTCATAAATGTGGAGACTAACAG GTGTATTCGTATCTTGGGAAAACAAGAGAACATCAGGGTGATGCAACTAGCTTTGTTCCAAGGAGTAGCAAAGAAACATCGTGCTGCAATCACTATAGAGATGAAGGCATCTGAAAATCCTGTTCTGCAGAATATCCAGGCAGATCCAACAGTAATCTGCAcagcatttaagaaaaacaggTTTTACATG tttactAAACGTGAACCAGAAGATACAAAGAGCGCAGATTCGGACAGAGATGTCTTTAATGAGAAACCTTCTAAAGAAGAGGTCATGGCTGCTACCCAAGCAGAAGGTCCCAAAAGAGTTTCTGATAGTGCCATTATCCACACAAGCATGGGAGATATTCATATCAAGCTTTTTCCTGTTGA GTGCCCTAAAACCGTGGAAAACTTCTGTGTGCACAGCAGAAATGGCTATTACAATGGACACATATTTCACCGTATTATCAAG GGTTTCATGATTCAGACTGGTGACCCAACAGGTACAGGCATGGGAGGTGAAAGTATTTGGGGAGGAGAATTTGAAGATGAATTTCATTCAACTTTACGACATGACAGACCATACACACTCAGCATGGCTAATGCAGGACCAAATACTAATGGATCCCAGTTTTTCATTACAGTAGTGCCAACT CCTTGGCTTGACAACAAGCACAGCGTGTTTGGACGGGTGACTAAAGGAATGGAAGTTGTTCAAAGAATCTCAAATGTAAAAGTCAATCCCAAAACCGACAAACCCTATGAGGATATCAGCATCATTAATATCACAGTGAAGTAA